A genomic stretch from Numida meleagris isolate 19003 breed g44 Domestic line chromosome 2, NumMel1.0, whole genome shotgun sequence includes:
- the PTF1A gene encoding pancreas transcription factor 1 subunit alpha, protein MDTVLLEHFPAGLDSFSSPPYFDEEDFFPEPPPREALGADGLPDPDVDFLGRQLHEYYRDGGDPDGGYCCEAAAAAFPPSPASPGFPYECCGAAGAGLLSPGGRLRALGSAKRRRRERSEAELQQLRQAANVRERRRMQSINDAFEGLRSHIPTLPYEKRLSKVDTLRLAIGYINFLSELVRSDLPLRSAGGDSPSQPKKIIICHRGTRSPSPSDPDYGLPPLAGHSLSWTDEKQLKEQNVIRTAKVWTPEDPRKANAKPSLSDIENEPPLGFVP, encoded by the exons ATGGACacggtgctgctggagcacttCCCCGCGGGGCTGGACTCCTTCTCCTCGCCGCCCTACTTCGACGAGGAGGACTTCTTCCCCGAGCCGCCCCCGCGGGAGGCGCTGGGCGCCGACGGGCTGCCGGATCCCGACGTGGACTTCCTCGGCCGGCAGCTGCACGAGTACTACCGCGACGGCGGGGACCCCGACGGCGGCTATTGCTGCGAGGCGGCGGCCGCCGCCTTCCCGCCGTCGCCCGCCTCTCCCGGCTTCCCCTACGAGTgctgcggggcggcgggcgcggggctgcTGTCGCCGGGGGGGCGGCTCCGGGCGCTGGGCTCGGCcaagcggcggcggcgggagcgcTCCGAGgcggagctgcagcagctgcggCAGGCGGCCAACGTGCGGGAGCGCCGGCGGATGCAGTCCATCAACGACGCCTTCGAAGGGCTGCGCTCGCACATCCCCACGCTGCCCTACGAAAAGCGGCTCTCCAAGGTGGACACGCTGCGCCTCGCCATCGGCTACATCAACTTCCTCAGCGAGCTGGTGCGCTCCGACCTGCCGCTGCGCAGCGCCGGCGGGGACAGCCCCAGCCAGCCCAAGAAAATCATCATCTGCCACCGCGGCACAA GATCTCCCTCCCCGAGCGACCCCGACTACGGCCTCCCCCCGCTGGCCGGCCACTCACTGTCGTGGACTGACGAGAAGCAGCTCAAGGAGCAAAACGTCATCCGGACGGCCAAGGTGTGGACACCCGAGGACCCGCGGAAGGCGAACGCCAAACCCTCGCTCAGCGACATCGAGAACGAACCCCCCCTCGGCTTCGTGCCGTGA